A window of the Coprobacter fastidiosus genome harbors these coding sequences:
- a CDS encoding DUF6769 family protein has protein sequence MKKKVLLPFLWLAACCMLLVTIVPHHHHIDGRICLQLSEIPENGQNRDITHRPDCETDCLARFAAYRTSTGNPDLQSNIFIALPATITSFDFRPDETECTTLPIPHKDFCISEYKGLSSGLRAPPHLI, from the coding sequence ATGAAAAAAAAAGTACTTCTACCTTTTCTTTGGTTAGCGGCATGCTGCATGTTGCTCGTTACAATTGTGCCTCATCACCACCATATCGACGGTAGAATATGCTTGCAATTATCCGAAATTCCCGAAAACGGACAAAATCGGGATATTACACACCGGCCTGACTGTGAAACTGACTGCCTTGCGCGTTTTGCCGCTTACCGGACTTCTACCGGAAATCCTGACCTCCAGTCAAATATTTTCATTGCACTTCCCGCAACAATCACTTCTTTCGATTTCAGACCGGACGAAACGGAATGTACAACGTTGCCTATTCCTCATAAAGACTTTTGCATTTCTGAATACAAAGGCCTCTCTTCCGGATTACGAGCTCCACCCCATTTAATCTGA